The proteins below come from a single Pseudomonas chlororaphis genomic window:
- a CDS encoding S-adenosylmethionine synthetase (catalyzes the formation of S-adenosylmethionine from methionine and ATP; methionine adenosyltransferase): MSEYSLFTSESVSEGHPDKIADQISDAVLDAIIAEDKFARVACETLVKTGVAIIAGEVTTSAWVDLEQIVRDVILGIGYNSSDVGFDGATCGVMNIIGKQSVDIAQGVDRSKPEDQGAGDQGLMFGYASNETDVLMPAPITFSHQLVQRQAEARKSGLLPWLRPDAKSQVTCRYENGKVVGIDAIVLSTQHNPEVSYKDLREGVMELIVKHVLPAELLSKDTQFHINPTGNFIIGGPVGDCGLTGRKIIVDSYGGMARHGGGAFSGKDPSKVDRSAAYAGRYVAKNIVAAGLAERCEIQVSYAIGVAQPTSISLNTFGTGKIGDDKIIKLVREVFDLRPYAITTMLDLLHPMYQETAAYGHFGRTPQTKTVDGDTFTTFTWEKTDRADALRAAAGL; the protein is encoded by the coding sequence ATGAGCGAATACTCCCTTTTCACCTCCGAGTCCGTGTCTGAAGGGCATCCGGACAAAATCGCCGACCAGATTTCCGATGCCGTGCTGGACGCCATCATCGCGGAAGACAAATTCGCCCGCGTGGCGTGCGAGACGCTGGTGAAAACGGGCGTGGCGATCATCGCCGGCGAAGTCACCACCTCGGCCTGGGTCGACCTGGAACAGATCGTTCGCGATGTGATCCTGGGCATTGGCTACAACAGCTCCGACGTGGGCTTTGACGGCGCCACCTGCGGCGTGATGAACATCATCGGCAAGCAGTCGGTGGACATCGCCCAGGGCGTTGACCGCAGCAAGCCGGAAGACCAGGGCGCAGGCGACCAGGGCCTGATGTTCGGCTACGCCAGCAACGAGACCGACGTGTTGATGCCGGCACCGATCACCTTCTCGCACCAACTGGTGCAGCGCCAGGCCGAAGCCCGCAAATCCGGCCTGCTGCCGTGGCTGCGCCCGGATGCCAAGTCCCAGGTCACCTGCCGTTATGAAAATGGCAAGGTAGTGGGTATCGACGCCATCGTGCTGTCGACCCAGCACAACCCTGAAGTGTCCTACAAAGATCTGCGCGAAGGCGTGATGGAGCTGATCGTCAAGCACGTATTGCCTGCCGAGCTGCTGTCCAAGGACACCCAGTTCCACATCAACCCGACCGGCAACTTCATCATCGGTGGCCCGGTTGGCGACTGCGGCCTGACCGGCCGCAAGATCATCGTCGACAGCTACGGCGGCATGGCCCGTCACGGCGGCGGCGCGTTTTCCGGCAAGGATCCATCCAAGGTCGACCGTTCGGCCGCCTACGCCGGTCGCTACGTCGCCAAGAACATCGTGGCCGCCGGCCTGGCCGAGCGTTGCGAGATCCAGGTTTCCTACGCCATCGGCGTCGCCCAGCCAACGTCGATCTCGCTGAACACCTTCGGCACCGGCAAGATCGGCGACGACAAGATCATCAAGCTGGTACGTGAAGTGTTCGACCTGCGTCCATACGCCATCACCACCATGCTCGACCTGCTCCACCCGATGTACCAGGAGACCGCAGCCTACGGCCACTTCGGCCGCACGCCGCAAACCAAGACGGTCGATGGTGACACCTTCACCACCTTCACCTGGGAAAAAACCGACCGCGCCGACGCCCTGCGCGCCGCTGCCGGCCTGTAA
- a CDS encoding transketolase (catalyzes the formation of ribose 5-phosphate and xylulose 5-phosphate from sedoheptulose 7-phosphate and glyceraldehyde 3-phosphate; can transfer ketol groups between several groups; in Escherichia coli there are two tkt genes, tktA expressed during exponential growth and the tktB during stationary phase) yields MPSRRERANAIRALSMDAVQKANSGHPGAPMGMADIAEVLWRDYLKHSPSNPSFADRDRFVLSNGHGSMLIYSLLHLTGYDLSIDDLKNFRQLHSRTPGHPEYGYTPGVETTTGPLGQGLANAVGFALAEKVLAAQFNRPGHNVVDHHTYVFLGDGCMMEGISHEVASLAGTLGLDKLIAFYDDNGISIDGEVEGWFTDDTPKRFEAYNWLVIRNVDGHDPEEIKTAIETARKSAQPTLICCKTTIGFGSPNKQGKEDCHGAPLGAEEIALTRAALKWNHGPFEIPADIYAEWDAKEKGRAVEADWDQRFAAYSAEFPELANELVRRLSGELPADFAAKASAYIAEVAAKGETIASRKASQNTLNAFGPLLPELLGGSADLAGSNLTLWKGCKGVSAEDASGNYMYYGVREFGMSAIMNGVALHGGLVPYGATFLMFMEYARNAVRMSALMKKRVLYVFTHDSIGLGEDGPTHQPIEQLASLRCTPNLDTWRPCDAVESAVAWKYAIERNDGPSALIFSRQNLQHQVREAGQIDDIARGGYVLKDCIGEPELILIATGSEVGLAVQAYDKLTAQGRNVRVVSMPCTSVFDAQDAGYKQAVLPLQVSARIAIEAAHADYWYKYVGLEGRVIGMTTYGESAPAPALFEEFGFTLDNILGQAEELLED; encoded by the coding sequence ATGCCCAGCCGTCGTGAGCGAGCCAATGCCATTCGTGCCCTCAGCATGGATGCCGTGCAGAAAGCCAACAGCGGCCATCCCGGTGCCCCTATGGGTATGGCGGATATCGCCGAGGTGCTTTGGCGCGACTACCTCAAGCACAGCCCGAGCAATCCATCGTTCGCCGACCGTGACCGCTTCGTGCTGTCCAACGGCCACGGCTCGATGTTGATCTACTCGCTGCTGCACCTGACCGGCTATGACCTGTCGATCGATGACCTGAAGAACTTCCGCCAGTTGCACAGCCGCACCCCGGGCCACCCGGAATACGGCTACACCCCAGGCGTGGAAACCACCACCGGCCCGCTGGGCCAGGGCCTGGCCAACGCCGTGGGCTTCGCCCTCGCGGAAAAAGTCCTGGCGGCGCAGTTCAACCGTCCCGGCCATAACGTGGTCGATCACCACACCTACGTGTTCCTGGGTGATGGCTGCATGATGGAAGGCATTTCCCACGAAGTCGCCTCCCTGGCCGGTACCTTGGGCCTGGACAAGCTGATCGCCTTCTACGACGACAACGGGATCTCCATCGACGGTGAAGTCGAAGGCTGGTTCACCGACGACACCCCCAAGCGTTTCGAAGCCTACAACTGGCTGGTGATCCGCAACGTCGACGGTCATGACCCGGAAGAGATCAAGACCGCCATCGAAACCGCTCGCAAAAGTGCCCAGCCGACCCTGATCTGCTGCAAGACCACCATCGGCTTCGGCTCGCCGAACAAGCAGGGCAAGGAAGACTGCCACGGCGCTCCCCTGGGCGCCGAGGAAATCGCCCTGACCCGCGCGGCGCTGAAGTGGAACCATGGCCCGTTCGAAATCCCGGCCGACATCTATGCCGAGTGGGACGCCAAGGAAAAAGGCCGCGCCGTCGAAGCCGATTGGGACCAGCGTTTCGCGGCCTACAGCGCCGAATTCCCTGAGTTGGCCAATGAGCTGGTGCGTCGCCTCAGCGGCGAGCTGCCGGCCGACTTCGCCGCCAAGGCCTCGGCGTACATCGCCGAAGTCGCGGCCAAGGGCGAGACCATCGCCAGCCGCAAGGCCAGCCAGAACACCCTCAATGCCTTTGGCCCGCTGCTGCCCGAACTGCTGGGCGGTTCGGCCGACCTGGCCGGTTCCAACCTGACCCTGTGGAAAGGCTGCAAGGGTGTCAGCGCCGAAGACGCCAGCGGCAACTACATGTACTACGGTGTTCGTGAATTCGGCATGAGCGCCATCATGAACGGCGTGGCGCTGCACGGTGGTCTGGTGCCTTACGGCGCGACCTTCCTGATGTTCATGGAATACGCCCGCAATGCCGTGCGCATGTCGGCCCTGATGAAGAAACGCGTGCTCTACGTGTTCACCCACGACTCCATCGGCTTGGGCGAAGACGGCCCGACTCACCAGCCGATCGAGCAACTGGCCAGCCTGCGCTGCACGCCGAACCTGGATACCTGGCGCCCTTGCGACGCCGTGGAGTCGGCGGTGGCCTGGAAGTACGCGATCGAGCGTAACGACGGCCCATCGGCGCTGATCTTCTCCCGTCAGAACCTGCAACACCAAGTGCGCGAAGCCGGCCAGATCGACGACATCGCTCGCGGTGGCTACGTGCTCAAGGACTGCATCGGCGAGCCGGAACTGATCCTGATCGCCACCGGCTCCGAAGTTGGCCTGGCCGTCCAGGCCTACGACAAGCTGACCGCGCAGGGTCGCAACGTACGCGTGGTGTCGATGCCGTGCACCAGCGTGTTTGACGCTCAGGACGCCGGCTACAAGCAGGCGGTACTGCCGCTGCAGGTCAGCGCCCGGATCGCCATCGAGGCAGCTCACGCCGATTACTGGTACAAGTACGTCGGCCTGGAAGGTCGCGTGATCGGCATGACCACCTACGGCGAATCGGCGCCTGCGCCGGCGCTGTTCGAGGAGTTCGGCTTCACCCTGGACAACATCCTGGGCCAGGCTGAAGAGTTGCTGGAAGACTGA
- a CDS encoding transporter yields the protein MLATALVLVAALLHAAWNTLIKFSGERLLVVACMDSVALLFAVSALGFVALPPLEIWPWILASAAFELLYRYLLIQAYRVGDLGLVYPLMRGLSPLVVLALTLIFGGEALTVQQVIGILLIPFGMLCLLWQGGGGDRLPWSMLPVVALIGLCIGCYTFIDGHALRRWSHPLDYLVWLTLLSAWPFPLLAVVAKRPAFVGFWREQWRLGLAVGFCVLFSYALVLWAMQLGSVAEAAALREISVILVVLFGMRYLKEPFGRPRLLACGLVLAGMLVMKS from the coding sequence GTGCTTGCGACGGCCTTGGTATTGGTAGCGGCGCTGTTGCATGCGGCGTGGAACACGCTGATCAAGTTCAGCGGCGAGCGTTTGCTGGTGGTGGCGTGCATGGACAGCGTCGCGTTGCTGTTCGCTGTGTCGGCCTTGGGATTCGTGGCGTTGCCGCCGCTGGAGATCTGGCCGTGGATCCTGGCCTCGGCGGCCTTCGAGCTGCTTTACCGCTACCTGCTCATCCAGGCGTATCGGGTCGGGGACCTGGGGCTGGTGTATCCGCTGATGCGCGGCTTGTCGCCGCTGGTGGTGCTGGCCCTGACGCTGATTTTCGGCGGCGAGGCGCTGACGGTCCAGCAGGTGATCGGCATCCTGTTGATCCCGTTCGGCATGCTTTGCCTGTTGTGGCAGGGCGGCGGCGGAGATCGACTGCCCTGGTCGATGTTGCCGGTGGTGGCGCTGATCGGCCTGTGTATTGGCTGCTACACCTTCATCGACGGCCATGCCCTGCGCCGCTGGTCGCACCCGCTGGATTACCTGGTCTGGCTCACCTTGCTCAGTGCCTGGCCGTTCCCGTTGCTGGCGGTGGTCGCCAAGCGGCCGGCATTCGTGGGGTTCTGGCGTGAGCAGTGGCGGTTGGGGCTGGCGGTCGGGTTCTGCGTATTGTTCAGCTACGCTCTGGTGCTGTGGGCTATGCAGCTGGGGTCGGTTGCCGAAGCGGCAGCCCTGCGGGAGATCAGCGTGATCCTGGTGGTGTTGTTCGGCATGCGCTACCTGAAAGAACCTTTTGGCCGTCCGCGGCTCTTAGCTTGCGGGCTGGTGTTGGCAGGCATGTTGGTGATGAAGTCCTGA
- a CDS encoding cytochrome C, translated as MFVKRFSVAVLACLMLSACGGVDPNSPLGQRKAIFKQMLKTGEELGGMLRGRVPFDGARFAEGAVQLDQLSHEPWKHFPQVREQDHTSARDDVWQKQARFQELARNLEAATAELVVASRVQPYKASNLGPAVQKVEDACSACHKEFRDH; from the coding sequence ATGTTTGTAAAACGATTTTCCGTGGCCGTGCTGGCCTGCCTGATGTTATCCGCCTGTGGTGGCGTCGATCCCAATTCGCCCCTAGGCCAGCGCAAGGCGATTTTCAAACAGATGCTCAAGACCGGCGAAGAGCTGGGCGGCATGCTGCGTGGCCGCGTTCCGTTCGACGGTGCGCGATTCGCCGAGGGCGCGGTACAACTCGATCAACTGTCCCACGAACCGTGGAAGCATTTTCCCCAAGTGCGCGAGCAGGACCATACCAGCGCCCGGGATGACGTCTGGCAGAAACAGGCGCGTTTCCAGGAACTGGCCCGCAACCTTGAAGCGGCCACTGCAGAGCTGGTGGTCGCCAGCCGGGTCCAGCCCTACAAAGCCAGCAACCTGGGACCGGCGGTACAGAAGGTTGAAGATGCGTGCAGCGCCTGCCATAAGGAATTTCGCGATCATTGA
- a CDS encoding membrane protein yields the protein MTVALWCILIAFVLPYLCIVIAKVGGRFRLQDNHDPRDFLESLDGFPRRAYAAQLNSFEINPAFAAAVIVAHLAGNAELVTINVLAVLFITSRLLYIICYLADWAILRSLVWLVGVGLVASFFFVSI from the coding sequence ATGACGGTTGCCCTGTGGTGTATTTTGATTGCCTTCGTGCTGCCTTATCTGTGCATCGTCATCGCCAAGGTCGGCGGTAGATTCCGGTTGCAGGACAACCACGACCCGCGAGACTTCCTGGAAAGCCTCGATGGTTTCCCCCGGCGTGCCTATGCCGCGCAGTTGAACAGCTTTGAGATCAACCCGGCTTTTGCAGCGGCGGTCATCGTTGCGCACCTGGCCGGCAACGCTGAGCTGGTGACCATCAACGTGCTGGCGGTGCTGTTCATCACCAGCCGGCTGCTTTACATCATTTGCTACCTGGCGGATTGGGCGATCCTGCGTTCGCTGGTGTGGTTGGTGGGGGTGGGGTTGGTGGCGAGTTTCTTTTTTGTTTCGATCTGA
- a CDS encoding NAD-dependent DNA ligase LigB has protein sequence MMPALSFVFACLLFICAPAIATPCPDWPAERAEAQIAALQQQIDTWDDSYHRLGRSLVADELYDQSRTQLSQWRNCFDLPGPADPLRTARGKIPHPVAHTGLDKLKDADAVDAWLRGREDVWAQPKIDGVAVSLVYREGHLHQAISRGDGVHGHDWTRAAVQIDAIPRRLRRPLDLRIQGELYRRLGEHVQASSGGLNARGTVAGLMARHNLTAQEAAGIGLFVWDWPEGPDTLAERMTTLSELGFADALNYNQPVQNLADAEHWRDHWYRTPLPFASDGIVLRQSRRPPADRWQARAPFWAVAWKYPYAQALAQVRKVQFKIGRTGRITPVLELEPVMLDDRRIRRVSVSSLERWEEMDIRPGDRVAISLAGLTIPRLDSVVLRNPVRQDIRIPRQADHHPLSCWQPTPGCESQFLARLSWLSGKHGLALPHVGPGTWEKLLAAGRIDGLLDWLTLDAAELATIAGFGEHSSARLLTSLQAARQRPFAQWLKALGLPPVGEARLEGPWQVLAERDAEQWQAEAGIGAGRAAQLSAFFRDPQVLALSEVLRTVGVDGF, from the coding sequence TTGATGCCAGCGTTGTCGTTTGTATTTGCCTGTCTTTTGTTCATCTGCGCCCCTGCCATCGCGACGCCCTGCCCCGACTGGCCCGCTGAGCGCGCCGAGGCACAGATCGCCGCCCTGCAACAGCAGATCGATACCTGGGACGACAGCTACCACCGTCTCGGTCGATCACTGGTGGCCGATGAACTGTACGACCAGTCCCGCACCCAACTGAGCCAGTGGCGCAACTGCTTTGACCTGCCGGGGCCAGCCGACCCGCTGCGCACGGCTCGTGGGAAAATCCCACACCCGGTGGCTCATACAGGGCTGGACAAGCTCAAGGATGCCGATGCCGTCGACGCTTGGCTGCGCGGTCGGGAAGACGTCTGGGCCCAGCCAAAAATCGATGGCGTGGCGGTCAGCCTGGTTTACCGCGAGGGACACCTGCATCAGGCCATCAGCCGTGGCGACGGCGTCCACGGCCATGACTGGACCCGGGCTGCAGTGCAGATCGACGCCATTCCCCGACGGCTGCGCCGTCCCTTGGATCTGCGCATCCAAGGCGAATTGTATCGGCGCCTGGGCGAGCATGTGCAAGCCAGCAGCGGCGGCCTCAACGCCCGGGGGACCGTGGCAGGCCTGATGGCGCGACACAACCTGACGGCGCAAGAGGCGGCAGGCATCGGCCTGTTTGTATGGGATTGGCCTGAAGGGCCGGACACCCTGGCCGAGCGGATGACGACGCTGAGTGAGCTGGGTTTCGCGGATGCGCTCAACTACAACCAACCCGTCCAGAACCTGGCCGATGCCGAGCACTGGCGTGACCATTGGTACAGAACGCCGCTGCCATTTGCCAGCGACGGGATCGTCCTACGGCAGAGCCGCCGCCCACCCGCCGATCGTTGGCAGGCCCGGGCGCCATTCTGGGCCGTGGCCTGGAAATATCCGTACGCCCAGGCCCTGGCGCAAGTGCGCAAGGTGCAATTCAAGATCGGACGTACCGGACGAATCACCCCGGTACTGGAGCTTGAACCGGTCATGCTCGATGACCGGCGCATCCGTCGGGTGAGCGTCAGCTCTCTCGAACGCTGGGAAGAAATGGACATCCGCCCCGGCGACCGGGTCGCCATCAGCCTGGCCGGGTTGACCATCCCGCGACTCGACAGTGTCGTGCTGCGCAATCCCGTGCGACAGGACATCCGCATCCCGAGGCAGGCCGACCACCACCCGTTGAGTTGCTGGCAACCGACACCGGGCTGCGAAAGCCAGTTTCTCGCCCGCTTGAGCTGGCTCAGCGGCAAGCACGGCCTCGCCCTGCCCCACGTCGGCCCCGGCACCTGGGAAAAGCTCCTGGCCGCCGGGCGAATCGACGGATTGCTGGATTGGTTGACCCTCGATGCCGCCGAGCTTGCTACCATTGCCGGCTTTGGCGAACACAGTAGCGCCCGTCTGCTCACCAGCCTGCAAGCCGCCCGACAGCGTCCTTTTGCGCAATGGCTCAAAGCCCTGGGTCTGCCGCCTGTCGGCGAGGCCCGTCTGGAGGGGCCGTGGCAGGTGCTGGCTGAACGCGATGCCGAACAATGGCAAGCCGAAGCCGGCATCGGGGCGGGGCGTGCGGCGCAACTGAGCGCTTTTTTTCGCGACCCGCAGGTGTTGGCCTTGAGTGAGGTATTACGCACCGTCGGGGTCGATGGTTTTTAA
- a CDS encoding ArsR family transcriptional regulator produces MNLHVPSIRHDDCDELAALCKAGGDPLRLNVLRALANDSFGVLELAQIFGIGQSGMSHHLKVLAQADLVATRREGNAIFYRRALPHTDLLGGKLHAALLDEVDALQLPTDVQARIAQVHKQRAAASQDFFARVAEKFRAQQDLIAGLPQYRESVVALLDKLGFEPTASAIEVGPGDGAFLPELARRFNQVTALDNSPAMLELARQVCERENLANVSLQLADALDGINQQADCVVLNMVLHHFAAPADALKHLASLVQTGGSLLVTELCSHNQSWAREACGDLWLGFEQDDLARWASAAGLVPGESLYVGLRNGFQIQVRHFQRPTGDTHQR; encoded by the coding sequence ATGAACTTACACGTGCCTTCCATTCGCCACGACGATTGCGATGAGCTGGCGGCCCTTTGCAAGGCCGGCGGCGATCCGTTGCGGCTCAATGTATTGCGCGCCCTGGCGAACGACTCGTTCGGCGTGCTGGAACTGGCGCAGATCTTCGGCATCGGCCAGTCCGGCATGAGCCACCACCTCAAGGTCCTGGCCCAGGCCGACCTGGTGGCCACCCGCCGCGAAGGCAACGCCATTTTCTATCGCCGCGCCCTGCCCCACACCGATCTTCTGGGCGGCAAGCTGCACGCCGCGCTGCTGGACGAAGTGGACGCGCTGCAGTTGCCGACGGACGTGCAGGCACGCATCGCCCAGGTCCACAAGCAACGGGCCGCCGCCAGCCAGGACTTCTTCGCCCGTGTGGCCGAAAAATTCCGCGCCCAGCAAGACCTGATCGCCGGTCTGCCGCAATACCGCGAAAGCGTGGTGGCGCTGCTGGACAAGCTCGGCTTCGAGCCCACGGCCAGCGCGATCGAAGTCGGCCCTGGCGACGGCGCGTTCCTGCCGGAACTGGCGCGGCGTTTTAACCAGGTCACGGCGCTGGACAACAGCCCGGCCATGCTCGAACTGGCGCGCCAGGTGTGCGAGCGGGAAAACCTGGCTAACGTCAGCCTGCAACTGGCCGATGCCCTGGATGGCATCAACCAGCAGGCCGACTGCGTGGTATTGAACATGGTGCTCCACCACTTCGCCGCACCGGCCGATGCCCTCAAGCACTTGGCCAGCCTGGTGCAAACGGGCGGCAGTCTGCTGGTAACCGAGTTATGCAGCCACAACCAGAGCTGGGCCAGGGAGGCCTGCGGAGATCTCTGGCTGGGGTTTGAACAGGATGACCTGGCCCGTTGGGCCTCCGCTGCGGGCCTTGTGCCCGGGGAAAGCCTCTATGTGGGCTTACGCAATGGTTTCCAGATTCAGGTTCGCCACTTCCAGCGACCGACTGGCGACACTCACCAACGGTAA
- a CDS encoding lysine transporter LysE: MDLTTLAVFIPACFALNMAPGPNNLLSISNASRYGFVRACSGGIGRLVAFAIMIALAAVGLTAVLHTSELLFLGIKLVGAGYLFYLAVQLWRARPEMGGEAEVGAVNRSSLARQEFLVAIGNPKAILLFTAFLPQFVDRAGVVMQQFAVLGGLFLALECIAIALYCYMGIYARRLFARPSGKRLFNRMCAGLLASAASFLLVARRS; the protein is encoded by the coding sequence ATGGACCTGACGACACTCGCTGTTTTCATTCCGGCCTGCTTTGCGCTGAACATGGCGCCTGGGCCGAATAACCTGCTATCGATCAGCAACGCTTCGCGTTATGGCTTCGTGCGGGCCTGTAGCGGTGGCATCGGTCGGCTGGTGGCCTTTGCAATCATGATCGCCCTGGCGGCTGTGGGCCTGACGGCGGTGCTGCATACCTCGGAGCTGTTGTTCCTGGGGATCAAGCTGGTCGGGGCGGGTTATCTGTTTTATCTGGCCGTGCAGTTGTGGCGGGCCCGGCCCGAGATGGGCGGCGAAGCCGAAGTCGGGGCGGTGAACAGGAGCAGCCTGGCACGCCAGGAGTTTCTGGTGGCGATCGGCAATCCCAAGGCGATCCTGTTGTTCACGGCCTTCCTGCCGCAGTTCGTCGACCGTGCGGGCGTCGTCATGCAGCAGTTTGCGGTACTCGGCGGGCTGTTCCTGGCGCTTGAATGCATCGCCATCGCGTTGTACTGCTACATGGGAATCTATGCACGGCGGTTGTTTGCCCGGCCCAGCGGCAAGCGCTTGTTCAATCGGATGTGTGCGGGGTTGTTGGCGAGTGCGGCTTCGTTTTTGTTAGTGGCTCGCCGATCTTGA
- a CDS encoding arabinose transporter permease, producing MPLALLALAVAAFGIGTTEFVIMGLLPDVARDLAVSIPQAGLLITGYALGVVFGAPILAIGTANMPRKATLLGMTLMFILGNVLCALAPNYATLMAARVITALCHGAFFGIGSVVAAGLVAPNKRAQAIAMMFTGLTLANVLGVPLGTALGQYAGWRATFWAVAVIGVIAAAAQWVWLPREIPMEKANLASEFKVLGKANVLLALGMSVLASTSLFSVFTYIAPILRDITGVSPHGVTVMLLLFGVGLTAGSFLGGRLADRRLLPSLVGMTLAVVLVLAAFSQTSQSVIAAAITLVLWGIFAFALCPILQLLIIDQAHEAPNLGSTLNQSAFNLGNAAGAWIGGLVVASGADLADLPWTGALVGGLTTLTALFFIYRQRRLAAVAA from the coding sequence ATGCCACTCGCCTTGCTTGCTTTGGCCGTCGCCGCTTTCGGCATCGGCACGACTGAATTCGTCATCATGGGGCTATTGCCCGATGTCGCCCGCGACCTGGCGGTGAGCATTCCCCAGGCCGGGCTGCTGATCACCGGTTATGCCCTGGGTGTGGTGTTCGGCGCGCCGATCCTCGCCATCGGCACCGCCAACATGCCGCGCAAAGCCACATTGCTGGGCATGACCTTGATGTTCATCCTCGGCAACGTGCTCTGCGCGCTAGCACCGAACTACGCCACGCTGATGGCCGCCCGGGTCATTACCGCGCTGTGCCACGGAGCGTTTTTCGGCATCGGTTCGGTGGTGGCGGCCGGGCTGGTGGCGCCGAATAAACGGGCCCAGGCGATTGCCATGATGTTCACCGGCCTGACCCTGGCAAACGTGCTCGGCGTGCCGTTGGGCACGGCCCTGGGCCAATACGCCGGCTGGCGCGCAACGTTCTGGGCGGTGGCGGTCATCGGCGTCATCGCAGCCGCCGCCCAATGGGTCTGGCTGCCCAGGGAGATCCCCATGGAGAAGGCCAATCTGGCCAGCGAGTTCAAGGTCCTGGGCAAGGCCAACGTGCTCCTGGCCCTGGGCATGAGCGTGCTGGCCTCCACCAGCCTGTTCAGCGTGTTCACCTACATCGCGCCGATCCTGCGGGACATCACTGGCGTCAGCCCCCACGGCGTCACGGTGATGCTGCTGTTGTTCGGGGTCGGCCTGACGGCGGGCAGTTTCCTTGGCGGCCGCCTGGCCGACCGGCGCCTGTTGCCGTCACTGGTGGGCATGACCCTGGCCGTGGTGCTGGTGCTGGCCGCGTTCAGCCAGACCAGTCAATCGGTAATTGCGGCGGCGATCACTCTGGTGCTGTGGGGCATCTTCGCCTTCGCCCTGTGCCCGATCCTGCAACTGCTGATCATCGACCAGGCCCATGAAGCGCCGAACCTCGGCTCGACCCTGAACCAGAGCGCATTCAACCTCGGCAACGCCGCGGGCGCGTGGATCGGTGGCCTGGTGGTCGCCAGCGGCGCGGATCTGGCGGACCTGCCGTGGACCGGGGCCCTGGTCGGCGGCCTGACGACGTTGACGGCGTTGTTCTTTATTTATCGACAGCGGCGCCTGGCTGCAGTCGCTGCCTGA
- a CDS encoding transglycosylase translates to MNSRFNTWHKGLVLTLPLLALLAGCNRGEQVEEPKTHALATYVSAPWEALPAVSDEDLLAGFGSWRSACTRLKADPNWGPTCAAAANVPQTARDVRAFLKQNLDVYGLRSGDNSPNGLITGYYEPVYPGSLTRTATANVPVYGVPEDMIIVSLDSIYPELKGKRLRGRLEGRVLKPYDDAVTIETKGVKAPVIAWLTDPMNLQFLQIQGSGRIRLDDGRQLRIAYADQNGHPYRPIGRWLVEQGQLAKEDVTMGTISAWAKANPNRIPELLGSNPSYVFFNRNPDSNEGPRGSLNVPLTAGYSVAVDRKVIPLGSLLWLSTTRPDGSAVNRPVAAQDTGGAITGEVRADLFWGTGEAAGQLAGDMKQQGQIWMLWPKGMALPQVPQVANAVTANR, encoded by the coding sequence ATGAACAGCCGCTTCAACACCTGGCACAAAGGCCTGGTACTGACCCTACCGCTGCTCGCGCTACTGGCCGGTTGCAATCGCGGCGAACAGGTCGAAGAGCCCAAGACCCATGCCCTGGCGACCTACGTCAGCGCGCCATGGGAGGCCCTGCCGGCGGTATCCGATGAAGACCTGCTGGCCGGTTTCGGCTCCTGGCGCAGCGCCTGCACCCGGCTCAAGGCCGACCCGAACTGGGGCCCGACCTGCGCGGCGGCGGCGAATGTGCCGCAGACTGCCCGGGACGTACGCGCCTTCCTGAAACAGAACCTGGATGTCTATGGTCTGCGCTCGGGGGACAACAGCCCCAACGGCCTGATCACCGGCTACTACGAACCGGTCTACCCGGGCAGCCTGACCCGGACCGCCACTGCGAATGTGCCGGTGTACGGGGTGCCGGAGGACATGATCATCGTATCGCTGGACAGCATTTATCCGGAGCTCAAGGGCAAGCGCCTGCGCGGCCGGCTCGAAGGCCGGGTGCTCAAGCCGTACGACGATGCCGTCACCATCGAAACCAAGGGTGTGAAAGCACCGGTCATTGCCTGGCTGACCGATCCGATGAACCTGCAGTTCTTGCAGATCCAGGGCTCGGGCCGCATCCGCCTCGATGACGGCCGCCAGTTGCGCATCGCCTATGCCGACCAGAACGGCCACCCTTACCGGCCCATCGGTCGCTGGCTGGTCGAACAAGGGCAACTCGCGAAGGAAGACGTGACCATGGGCACCATCAGTGCCTGGGCCAAGGCCAACCCGAACCGGATTCCCGAGCTGCTGGGCAGCAACCCCAGCTACGTGTTCTTCAACCGCAATCCCGACAGCAACGAAGGCCCGCGCGGTTCGCTGAATGTGCCACTGACCGCCGGCTACAGCGTGGCGGTGGATCGCAAGGTGATTCCGCTGGGCAGCCTGCTGTGGCTGTCCACTACCCGTCCCGACGGCAGCGCCGTGAACCGGCCCGTCGCCGCCCAGGACACCGGCGGCGCGATCACCGGTGAAGTGCGCGCGGATCTGTTCTGGGGCACCGGCGAGGCCGCGGGGCAACTGGCCGGTGACATGAAGCAGCAGGGACAGATCTGGATGCTCTGGCCCAAAGGCATGGCACTGCCACAAGTGCCGCAGGTGGCGAATGCGGTGACGGCCAACCGCTAG